The following proteins are co-located in the Nerophis ophidion isolate RoL-2023_Sa linkage group LG04, RoL_Noph_v1.0, whole genome shotgun sequence genome:
- the LOC133550453 gene encoding uncharacterized protein LOC133550453: MSVLHDPRNPHDEGRKPFTVAPDVSGSLEAREDDFLHALVGECREWVAISKENCQLMKALVDKMKGGGEASADQQGGLTAGEWEATPMTAAGPTSAPRRRLAPRWGGGREDRISPVKMRRRAVLDRTGGTAKDHGRWVRSLRRGKEDRPFAFFQRLQKIREQLREAIPEGRPIGASTAGHWTTQLRAPSLRTTWPSTARGNPHRGRPDGAHREKKKKERAVHIPRLKPHDSPYVLAPQVRTVVPGTSPAQTAPQTLGQACWRRGRPGRTRQGPQQVEVGRVAVAAGPLVPSPDPGERAMVDSGCGHTMIHQNLVRPEALRNATRLKIRLTRRAEDWERFCPSRWRASTGPSFTSAESYPKGRRGTAQWGGSASPSDGRSGPSDTTSWGAHSASARTTNPSSGSTA; the protein is encoded by the exons ATGTCTGTCCTCCATGACCCACGCAACCCACATGATGAGGGCAGGAAGCCTTTCACAGTGGCGCCGGACGTGAGTGGATCATTGGAGGCGAGGGAGGACGATTTCCTCCATGCGTTGGTCGGCGAGTGCAGAGAATGGGTGGCAATCAGCAAAGAAAATTGTCAGCTCATGAAGGCGCTGGTGGACAAGATGAAGGGAGGCGGCGAGGCGTCTGCGGACCAGCAGGGCGGGCTGACAGCCGGAGAGTGGGAGGCAACACCGATGACGGCTGCGGGACCCACCTCTGCGCCCCGCCGTCGTCTCGCCCCGCGATGGGGGGGTGGTCGAGAGGACCGAATTTCCCCGGTCAAGATGAGGAGGAGGGCGGTGCTGGACCGGACGGGAGGCACCGCCAAAGACCATGGACGCTGGGTCCGGTCCTTGCGTCGGGGGAAGGAGGACCGGCCATTCGCCTTTTTCCAGCGGCTTCAGAAG ATCCGGGAGCAGCTCCGAGAGGCGATCCCCGAAGGACGACCGATTGGGGCCAGTACCGCCGGCCACTGGACCACGCAGCTGCGGGCACCCTCGTTGAGGACCACCTGGCCATCCACCGCGAGAGGCAACCCGCACCGAGGGCGCCCGGACGGAGCgcacagagagaaaaaaaaaaaggagagagcAGTACATATTCCCCGCCTTAAACCACATGACTCGCCGTATGTTCTTGCCCCGCAGGTCCGGACTGTTGTCCCCGGAACATCTCCCGCGCAGACGGCCCCTCAAACGCTTGGGCAGGCGTGCTGGAGGCGTGGGCGGCCCGGTCGCACGCGTCAGGGACCTCAGCAGGTGGAAGTGGGGCGCGTGGCTGTGGCGGCCGGCCCTTTAGTGCCCTCCCCCGACCCGGGTGAgagggcgatggtggattcgggctgtggGCATActatgatccaccagaacctggttcgacccgaggCTTTGAGGAATGCAACACGGCTAAAAATCAG GCTgacgcgtcgggcagaggactgggagcggttttgtcccagcaggtggagggcgtcgaccggCCCATCCTTTACATCAGCTGAAAGCTATCCGAaagggaggcgaggtacagcacagtggggagggagtgcctcgccatccgatgggcggtcggggccctccgatactacctcctggggcgctcattcagcctctgctcggaccacaaacccctccagtggctccaccgcatga